A window of the Tunturibacter empetritectus genome harbors these coding sequences:
- a CDS encoding ABC transporter permease, producing the protein MLSDILGQAIEAMKHNRRRTMITIVGMAWGIATVVLLLAYGAGFGQAFENIFAQFGTNMIGVFPGRTSEQAGGSKAGVQVRLTQEDVERIQETVPGVMRVAPTVDKTVPVQNDLHSYSWDVTGITPNLQSIQRLDLAEGRPITEADVQQRAHVTVIGSEAKTKLFSGLYPIGEKIRLNGVSFEVVGVMTPKMQEGDDNDINRQVNVPLTTMSDIKDTKYLDGIWLDYKGDPKMVELALRKTLAIAHGYRPSDRRAVFVANIMEQLTQFRIISLGLQVLLSFIGALTLGIAGIGLMNIMLVSVQQRTREIGVEKALGARKRHILLQFLAEALVISGVGGVGGIALAYAVAKGVGRITFYSALASNAEAGDIHLLISPNTVLVATVILIIVGTISGMIPAMKAASLDPIEALRYE; encoded by the coding sequence ATGCTGAGTGACATCCTGGGGCAGGCTATTGAGGCGATGAAACATAACCGTCGACGGACGATGATTACGATCGTAGGCATGGCGTGGGGCATCGCGACGGTAGTGCTGCTGCTGGCCTATGGCGCGGGGTTCGGGCAGGCGTTCGAGAACATCTTCGCGCAGTTTGGGACAAACATGATCGGCGTCTTTCCGGGTAGGACCAGCGAGCAGGCAGGAGGATCGAAGGCGGGTGTGCAGGTCCGACTGACTCAGGAGGATGTGGAACGGATTCAGGAGACGGTGCCGGGTGTGATGCGCGTGGCCCCAACAGTGGATAAAACCGTTCCGGTTCAGAACGATCTGCACAGTTATAGCTGGGATGTCACAGGGATTACGCCGAATCTGCAGTCAATCCAGAGACTGGACCTCGCCGAGGGCCGGCCAATCACCGAGGCGGACGTGCAGCAGAGGGCGCACGTGACGGTAATCGGATCAGAGGCGAAGACGAAGCTGTTTTCAGGCCTGTACCCGATCGGAGAGAAGATTCGGCTGAATGGAGTAAGCTTCGAGGTGGTGGGGGTGATGACGCCGAAGATGCAAGAGGGGGATGATAACGACATCAACCGCCAGGTGAATGTGCCGCTCACCACGATGAGCGATATCAAGGACACAAAGTACCTCGACGGTATTTGGCTGGATTACAAGGGCGATCCGAAGATGGTCGAACTGGCGCTGCGCAAGACCCTCGCGATAGCGCATGGTTACAGGCCGAGCGATCGCCGTGCTGTATTTGTGGCGAACATCATGGAGCAGTTGACGCAGTTTCGGATTATTTCACTGGGGTTGCAGGTGTTGTTGTCGTTTATAGGCGCTCTGACCTTGGGAATTGCTGGCATCGGTCTGATGAATATTATGCTCGTGAGCGTGCAGCAGAGAACGCGCGAGATCGGGGTGGAGAAGGCGCTGGGAGCGAGGAAGCGCCACATCCTGCTGCAGTTTCTGGCTGAAGCACTGGTAATCTCGGGGGTCGGCGGCGTTGGCGGAATCGCCTTGGCGTACGCTGTGGCAAAGGGAGTAGGGAGAATTACTTTCTACAGCGCACTGGCCTCGAACGCGGAGGCCGGGGATATTCATCTGCTCATCTCGCCGAACACCGTTCTGGTGGCAACGGTAATTCTCATTATTGTAGGAACAATCAGCGGGATGATTCCGGCGATGAAGGCCGCAAGCCTGGACCCCATCGAGGCACTCCGGTACGAGTAG
- a CDS encoding pentapeptide repeat-containing protein, giving the protein MISISDGLIEAIVLEEQIVDSLLMETSILERVNLSNSKFSSIKLADVRLVNCDLANLEAKAMSLVRVEFVNCRMTGFRASKLDCQDVLISQGDQRYSQFRFSHFKSSEFDSCNFEEADFYGADLTGTRFRRCNLRNAEMSKSKLVDADLRGSVVDGVQLNAEDIKGALVDASQALQFAPLLGIRIV; this is encoded by the coding sequence GTGATCTCGATCTCGGACGGATTAATCGAGGCGATCGTACTGGAAGAGCAAATCGTAGACTCTCTCCTCATGGAAACTTCGATTCTCGAACGGGTCAATCTGTCGAACAGCAAATTCAGTTCGATCAAGCTCGCCGATGTGCGCCTGGTGAACTGCGATCTGGCAAATCTGGAGGCCAAGGCGATGTCCTTGGTGAGAGTTGAGTTCGTCAACTGCCGAATGACCGGTTTTCGCGCGAGTAAGTTGGATTGCCAGGACGTCTTGATCTCGCAGGGGGACCAGCGATACTCGCAATTCCGCTTCTCTCACTTCAAATCTTCGGAGTTCGATTCTTGCAACTTTGAAGAGGCGGACTTCTATGGAGCGGATCTCACGGGCACTCGATTCCGCAGGTGTAATCTTCGGAACGCGGAGATGAGCAAGAGCAAGCTTGTCGATGCGGATCTGCGAGGATCGGTGGTGGATGGAGTGCAGTTGAATGCGGAGGACATCAAGGGCGCATTGGTCGATGCATCGCAGGCACTGCAATTTGCACCGCTCCTGGGGATACGAATTGTCTGA
- a CDS encoding M1 family aminopeptidase, translating to MAALFRILRTTPTRVLSLCLITATVWAAPAKPQLQITSYVISADLDPSVNRLSATADVTFTALEELSTPTFELNNGLQITKVTDAQGHPLESERLTNNSTVRFTLATPLPKGASTTYHFEYSGTLKGAETSPVEGIKLASVEDPISILLYAGRWFPMTALFTNRFTAEMHIRVPSDERVVGSGSGVAAAKSLPGNRTEHIFKWAKPGFPGTIIAGKFIEPITAGNMRVYVTEKHKDHAHDFASLGEREYLFLSGTFGQPESTRMNLVELPDDAVSAAWAPEIAAIAGNRIAARNEQRLLSNTLAHQWWGSQVSPATMNDAWITNGMSRYAELMYLEDSSGKNAFQSAITDVSAGALAYDTEPLTTIGRLDPFSPQFQSMTLEKGAMVFHMLRWEMGDDVFIKFLRAILSQYADKSVHTSNVQTIAEKESSLQLEPFFAQWLDGTGAPAFADKYSVFRLGNNKGFRTIGAITQDLDLFRMPIELRIETDGKTEIRRVDVSGSDSQYSIETFGRPRRISIDPENWLLKSTPDLAVRVAVLRGQEQVAQGDLTAALIEYQKALDANKNSSLAAYRIGEIFFMQRNYQSAANSFRDALRGDGDPKWVEVWSHIELGRIFDVTGQRDRAVNEYRLAVQTNDNTQGAVNEARASMQKPYKREQTEN from the coding sequence ATGGCCGCTCTCTTCCGCATCCTTCGAACCACACCCACGAGAGTGCTCTCACTCTGCCTAATCACAGCGACGGTCTGGGCTGCACCCGCCAAACCTCAGCTGCAAATCACCAGCTACGTTATCAGCGCCGACCTTGACCCCTCGGTCAACCGCCTCAGCGCCACCGCTGATGTTACCTTCACCGCCCTTGAAGAGCTTTCAACCCCTACCTTCGAGCTGAACAACGGCCTTCAAATCACGAAGGTCACCGACGCCCAGGGCCATCCTCTCGAGTCCGAACGCCTTACCAACAACAGTACCGTCCGCTTCACCCTGGCCACGCCGCTGCCAAAGGGGGCAAGCACTACCTATCACTTCGAGTACTCTGGCACCCTGAAAGGCGCTGAGACCAGTCCGGTCGAAGGCATCAAGCTCGCCTCCGTCGAAGACCCTATCAGCATCCTCCTCTATGCCGGGCGCTGGTTTCCCATGACCGCGCTCTTCACCAATCGCTTCACCGCCGAGATGCACATCCGGGTGCCTTCGGACGAGCGCGTTGTAGGCTCGGGCAGTGGAGTCGCCGCAGCAAAGAGCCTTCCGGGGAACCGCACCGAGCATATCTTTAAGTGGGCCAAACCCGGTTTTCCCGGCACCATCATCGCGGGAAAGTTCATTGAGCCTATCACCGCCGGGAACATGCGCGTCTATGTCACCGAAAAGCACAAGGACCACGCCCACGACTTCGCCAGCCTGGGCGAGCGCGAATATCTCTTCCTGTCCGGCACCTTCGGTCAGCCCGAATCCACCCGCATGAACCTGGTCGAGCTGCCTGACGACGCTGTCTCCGCGGCGTGGGCCCCGGAGATCGCCGCCATCGCAGGCAATCGAATTGCAGCTCGCAACGAACAACGGTTGCTCTCCAACACACTTGCCCACCAGTGGTGGGGCAGCCAGGTATCGCCCGCAACGATGAACGATGCATGGATCACCAACGGTATGTCCCGCTACGCCGAGCTGATGTATCTGGAAGATTCTTCTGGCAAAAACGCCTTCCAGTCCGCCATCACCGACGTCTCCGCCGGCGCCCTTGCCTACGACACCGAACCCCTGACAACCATCGGCCGCCTTGATCCCTTCTCCCCGCAGTTCCAGTCCATGACCCTCGAAAAAGGCGCAATGGTCTTCCATATGCTTCGCTGGGAGATGGGCGACGACGTCTTCATCAAGTTTCTCCGCGCCATTCTCTCGCAGTACGCTGACAAGTCTGTCCACACCTCTAACGTCCAGACCATAGCGGAAAAGGAGTCAAGCCTGCAGCTTGAACCGTTCTTTGCCCAGTGGCTCGACGGCACGGGAGCGCCCGCGTTTGCCGATAAGTACTCCGTATTCCGTCTAGGTAACAACAAGGGATTTCGCACGATTGGAGCTATCACCCAGGATCTTGATCTCTTTCGGATGCCGATTGAGCTCCGCATCGAAACCGACGGTAAGACCGAGATTCGCCGCGTCGATGTCTCCGGATCCGACTCGCAGTACTCCATCGAAACCTTCGGGCGTCCCCGCCGCATCAGCATCGACCCTGAGAACTGGCTGCTGAAGAGTACGCCCGACCTGGCTGTTCGCGTCGCTGTCCTCCGTGGTCAGGAGCAGGTGGCTCAGGGGGATCTCACAGCTGCTCTCATTGAGTATCAAAAGGCTCTTGATGCCAACAAGAACAGTTCGCTCGCTGCGTATCGCATAGGCGAAATTTTTTTCATGCAACGCAACTACCAGTCCGCCGCTAACAGCTTCCGTGACGCTCTTCGCGGCGACGGCGACCCCAAGTGGGTCGAGGTCTGGAGCCACATCGAATTGGGCCGGATCTTTGACGTGACCGGTCAGCGCGACCGCGCCGTCAACGAGTATCGCCTCGCCGTCCAGACCAATGACAACACCCAGGGTGCTGTCAATGAAGCCCGCGCCTCTATGCAAAAGCCGTACAAGCGTGAGCAGACGGAAAATTAG
- the lpxB gene encoding lipid-A-disaccharide synthase produces MPTSPNPRIFLSAGEASGDHYGAQVLSELRSRRAGLTSFGLGGRESEEAGLERIVRAEDVAHMGITEVIRHIPYIYGEYRRLVAAIKERRPDVAILIDFPDVNLRLARELKKLGIPVIYFVSPQLWAWKRRRLRWVQQRVDRMMVIFPFEEKFYSARGVDAAFVGHPLAELPIPTISREDYAAAHGLDPARQWIALLPGSRWKEVTANVDTMIELTYQLSSGFEFLLPVAATIDRQKLAAYIAGPDEWWPAKPESDLKRLHLHLVPDAREALHHARASVVASGTATVQAAVLGNPFVVVYRVSSVTFRLAKRLIRYPPEIWPTGQTDADGNLPIAMVNLIAGRRIVPELLQDRFTAKDVATALAPLLADSPEREQMIDDLAEVRHILRPQFDSSSIQRVCDGIEELLSRSTPAGGRNITASV; encoded by the coding sequence TTGCCAACTAGTCCCAATCCGCGCATCTTCCTCTCGGCAGGCGAAGCCAGCGGCGACCACTACGGCGCCCAGGTCCTCTCTGAACTTCGCAGCCGCCGGGCAGGCCTCACCAGCTTCGGGCTGGGAGGGAGGGAGTCGGAAGAGGCCGGCCTTGAGCGCATCGTCCGCGCCGAGGATGTCGCCCACATGGGCATCACCGAGGTCATCCGGCACATTCCTTATATCTATGGGGAGTACCGCCGCCTCGTGGCCGCCATCAAAGAGCGGCGCCCCGACGTCGCAATCCTAATCGACTTTCCCGACGTCAACCTCCGCCTTGCGCGCGAACTGAAGAAACTGGGCATCCCGGTCATCTACTTCGTAAGTCCGCAACTCTGGGCCTGGAAGCGACGCCGCCTCCGTTGGGTCCAGCAGCGCGTCGATCGCATGATGGTGATATTTCCGTTTGAAGAGAAGTTCTACAGTGCCAGAGGAGTCGACGCCGCATTTGTCGGCCATCCGCTGGCTGAACTTCCCATCCCGACGATCTCTCGCGAAGATTACGCCGCGGCCCATGGCCTTGATCCGGCCAGGCAGTGGATAGCACTTCTGCCCGGCAGTCGCTGGAAAGAAGTCACCGCCAACGTAGACACAATGATCGAGTTGACTTACCAACTCTCCTCCGGGTTCGAGTTTCTATTGCCCGTAGCTGCCACTATCGATCGTCAAAAGCTAGCGGCCTATATCGCTGGCCCTGACGAGTGGTGGCCGGCAAAGCCCGAGTCCGACCTGAAGCGCCTGCATCTTCATCTTGTGCCCGACGCCCGCGAGGCTCTCCACCATGCCCGGGCCAGCGTCGTCGCCAGCGGCACAGCCACGGTCCAGGCGGCGGTGCTTGGAAACCCCTTTGTCGTTGTCTACCGCGTCTCCTCCGTCACCTTTCGGCTGGCAAAACGTCTTATCCGCTACCCACCCGAGATCTGGCCGACCGGCCAAACCGACGCCGACGGCAACCTGCCCATCGCCATGGTAAATCTCATCGCCGGGCGCCGGATCGTGCCGGAGCTCCTGCAGGACCGCTTTACTGCCAAAGACGTGGCGACCGCTCTGGCTCCCCTGCTGGCTGACAGCCCCGAACGCGAGCAGATGATCGACGACCTCGCAGAAGTCCGCCATATTCTCCGTCCGCAGTTCGATTCAAGCTCTATACAGCGGGTTTGCGATGGGATCGAAGAGCTGCTGTCTCGAAGTACTCCCGCAGGTGGCCGAAACATAACGGCAAGCGTCTAA
- a CDS encoding YdeI/OmpD-associated family protein — MDLSAAKKVRAVLEPANNGLGWVIVRLPFEVEEAWKKMVRLRVKVEIGGEVFRTSLFGDAVRGGHFVLVNKKMQRAAAAKVGTVVDLRIEPDLAEREAVVTLEFERLLKREKKLARWYGEQSGSMQREVGKWLAAVEGPQARQRRAEQMAERMLLTMEGERVLPPVLEVAFNRAPAARRGWKQLTVTQRRSSLLAIFYYQSPEAREKRVKKLVEDCLKAAKR, encoded by the coding sequence ATGGATTTAAGTGCAGCTAAAAAGGTTCGCGCAGTACTCGAGCCGGCCAATAACGGGCTGGGTTGGGTCATCGTACGGCTTCCGTTCGAGGTGGAGGAGGCCTGGAAGAAGATGGTTCGTCTGCGGGTGAAGGTTGAAATCGGGGGCGAGGTCTTCCGCACTTCGCTGTTTGGCGATGCAGTACGGGGCGGCCACTTCGTTCTGGTGAACAAGAAGATGCAGCGAGCAGCCGCGGCGAAAGTCGGGACAGTAGTCGACCTCCGGATTGAGCCTGACCTTGCCGAACGCGAGGCGGTCGTGACGCTCGAGTTTGAAAGGCTCCTTAAACGGGAGAAGAAGCTCGCCAGGTGGTACGGAGAGCAAAGCGGGTCGATGCAGCGCGAGGTAGGGAAGTGGCTGGCCGCGGTGGAAGGTCCTCAGGCGCGGCAGAGACGGGCGGAGCAGATGGCCGAACGGATGTTGCTAACCATGGAAGGAGAGAGGGTGCTGCCCCCGGTGCTTGAGGTCGCGTTTAATAGGGCGCCGGCGGCTCGGAGAGGCTGGAAGCAATTGACGGTGACGCAGAGGAGGAGCAGCCTGCTCGCGATCTTTTATTATCAAAGCCCTGAAGCACGGGAGAAGCGGGTGAAGAAGTTGGTGGAGGATTGCCTGAAGGCGGCGAAAAGATGA
- a CDS encoding alpha/beta hydrolase has product MRDQILSFGLDIVGRVFLRRDRLNGSMKRLLDAFAFAQQRLIIHSGDRKLSAVYVRASDDAPVFLICHGIGEQVEYWSGVQELLKAMGVSSLVFNYSGYGASSGRVSVPHCEEDAIAAYRLLKDHGHRHIFLLGFSLGSGVVLAVTPTIEVEGVILCQGYSTLREAALAMGFRRWMTHAMPDVWHNLRRLNEITTPVLVVHSDGDQLFPVAMAKRVHEASGSRGELIIVSGFAHDGPVYFPAEVYWRPIVEWAARMSSRVVAEQLPTEISRR; this is encoded by the coding sequence ATGAGAGACCAAATTCTTTCTTTTGGGCTGGATATCGTCGGCCGGGTGTTTCTTCGAAGAGACCGCCTGAATGGCTCGATGAAACGTCTGCTCGATGCGTTCGCCTTCGCCCAGCAGCGTCTGATTATTCACAGCGGTGACAGGAAACTATCTGCGGTATACGTTCGAGCGAGCGATGATGCGCCTGTGTTTCTAATCTGCCATGGGATCGGTGAGCAGGTTGAATATTGGAGTGGCGTTCAGGAGCTTTTGAAGGCAATGGGCGTTTCATCGCTCGTATTCAACTACTCAGGATATGGCGCGAGTTCCGGAAGAGTGAGCGTACCCCATTGCGAAGAAGATGCGATTGCGGCCTATCGGTTGTTGAAGGATCACGGGCACCGGCACATTTTTCTGCTCGGCTTTTCTCTTGGCTCAGGGGTGGTCTTAGCTGTCACACCGACAATCGAGGTTGAAGGTGTGATTCTTTGCCAGGGGTATTCCACACTTCGCGAAGCGGCGCTTGCAATGGGGTTTCGACGTTGGATGACCCATGCTATGCCTGATGTCTGGCACAACCTTCGTCGGCTGAATGAAATAACAACTCCGGTTCTAGTCGTACATAGTGATGGGGATCAACTATTCCCTGTAGCAATGGCGAAGCGCGTCCACGAGGCTTCTGGGTCGAGAGGGGAGCTAATCATCGTCTCTGGATTTGCTCACGACGGGCCAGTCTACTTTCCGGCAGAGGTATACTGGCGTCCGATTGTTGAGTGGGCTGCGCGAATGTCTTCCAGGGTGGTTGCGGAGCAGTTGCCGACGGAGATCAGTCGGCGTTGA
- a CDS encoding ABC transporter ATP-binding protein, which translates to MADDQKPKDPKEQPSKKPSQDDEVAGKAYDARLMRRLLTYLRPYKLQTGLSALTIFFKASTDVMGPYLVKVAVDTYMTDTPPAKLSWLARHLSSRPMTGITQIGCLYLGALLLTYVLEFAQTYMMQWTGQKIMFDLRSQIFRHLQRMQPSFFDHNPVGKLVTRVTSDVDALNEMFTSGVLAIFEDIFVLLFIVLIMLRMSWPLALLALSVIPAILYVTKIFRRHVRDSYRRQRAATARINSFTQEYVSGMSIVQLFNRERRAFNDYSSVNAENKQAWTDAIFAYAVYYPVVEFLSATAIALVIWRGGISALHYLQAMQLHELQPLLHALPKAGNVVTVGILIAFIQYAQRFFRPIQDLSEKYNILQAAMAASERVFNLLDTQPTIVSPAAPIADDNSGRVEFHNVWFTYQKLDDAQHVRIASATEEELNTFADIEWILRGVSFTVEPDETAAIVGHTGAGKTTITGLMMRFYDIQRGSILVDGIDVREQDLKKLRQRFGVVLQDPFLFTGTIADNIRLGSKWITDKRLQLAADEVNVGDFIRSLPLQFAEPVRERGATLSTGQKQLISFARALAHDPGILILDEATSSVDTDTELRVRLALSRMITGRTSILIAHRLSTIQRADTILVMHKGQLRERGTHQQLLTERGLYWKLYQLQYRDQELSAGSDSVPLEPLNAD; encoded by the coding sequence ATGGCCGACGACCAGAAACCGAAGGATCCGAAGGAACAGCCCTCGAAAAAACCGTCGCAGGACGATGAGGTCGCGGGCAAAGCCTACGATGCGCGCCTCATGCGCCGCCTTCTAACTTATCTGAGGCCCTACAAGCTGCAGACTGGCCTGTCCGCACTCACCATCTTCTTCAAAGCTTCGACAGATGTCATGGGGCCGTATCTGGTCAAGGTCGCGGTCGACACCTACATGACCGACACGCCGCCGGCAAAGCTCTCTTGGCTTGCGCGTCATCTCAGCTCGCGGCCCATGACCGGCATCACTCAGATCGGTTGTCTCTATCTCGGTGCGCTGCTTCTCACTTATGTGCTGGAGTTTGCGCAGACTTACATGATGCAGTGGACTGGCCAAAAGATCATGTTCGACCTTCGCAGTCAGATCTTCCGTCACTTGCAACGCATGCAGCCCTCCTTCTTCGATCACAACCCTGTCGGCAAGCTTGTCACCCGCGTGACTTCGGATGTAGATGCGCTCAACGAGATGTTTACCTCCGGCGTGCTCGCCATCTTCGAGGACATCTTCGTACTTCTCTTCATCGTTCTCATTATGCTGCGGATGAGCTGGCCTCTGGCTCTCCTGGCGCTTTCGGTCATCCCGGCGATTCTTTACGTCACCAAGATCTTTCGGCGCCACGTTCGCGACAGCTACAGGCGTCAGCGCGCCGCTACCGCGCGTATCAACTCCTTCACGCAGGAGTATGTCTCGGGCATGTCTATCGTGCAGCTCTTCAACCGCGAGCGCCGCGCCTTTAACGACTACTCCTCAGTTAATGCCGAGAATAAGCAAGCTTGGACCGACGCCATCTTCGCCTACGCTGTTTACTACCCAGTCGTTGAGTTCCTCAGCGCTACGGCGATCGCGCTTGTGATCTGGCGCGGCGGCATTTCGGCGCTTCATTATCTTCAGGCGATGCAACTGCACGAACTCCAGCCGCTTTTACATGCTCTGCCGAAAGCCGGCAACGTCGTGACCGTTGGCATTCTCATCGCTTTCATCCAGTATGCGCAGCGCTTCTTTCGGCCCATTCAGGATCTCAGCGAGAAGTACAACATTCTGCAAGCTGCCATGGCCGCCAGCGAACGAGTGTTCAACCTGCTGGATACGCAGCCGACCATCGTCTCGCCAGCCGCTCCGATCGCTGATGATAACTCTGGACGCGTCGAATTCCACAACGTCTGGTTTACCTATCAGAAGCTCGATGACGCACAACACGTGCGTATAGCCTCGGCAACCGAAGAAGAACTCAACACCTTTGCGGATATCGAATGGATTCTTCGCGGCGTCAGCTTCACCGTCGAACCCGACGAAACTGCCGCAATCGTCGGCCACACCGGCGCCGGGAAGACTACCATCACCGGCCTGATGATGCGCTTTTATGACATCCAGCGCGGCAGCATTCTGGTCGACGGCATCGATGTCCGCGAGCAGGATCTAAAGAAATTGCGCCAGCGCTTCGGCGTTGTTCTACAGGACCCCTTCCTCTTCACCGGCACCATCGCCGACAACATTCGCCTTGGCTCCAAATGGATCACCGACAAACGGCTCCAACTAGCAGCTGACGAGGTCAACGTTGGGGACTTCATCCGTTCGCTTCCGCTGCAATTTGCTGAACCAGTCCGCGAACGTGGTGCTACGCTCTCCACCGGTCAGAAACAGCTCATCAGCTTCGCCCGCGCGCTCGCCCACGATCCCGGTATTCTGATCCTTGATGAAGCCACCTCCTCGGTCGACACCGACACCGAGCTTCGCGTCCGCCTCGCACTCTCCCGCATGATCACCGGACGCACCTCGATCCTTATCGCTCACCGTCTCTCGACGATTCAACGCGCCGACACCATCCTCGTGATGCACAAAGGTCAGTTGCGCGAACGCGGTACCCACCAGCAGCTTCTCACCGAACGCGGGCTCTACTGGAAGCTTTACCAACTCCAGTACCGCGATCAGGAACTCAGCGCGGGGAGCGATTCTGTCCCGCTGGAGCCTCTCAACGCCGACTGA
- a CDS encoding DUF1223 domain-containing protein: MLQIRSFFTYFLSLFFLALPISALSQSASSNRTPVLVELFTSEGCSSCPPADALLAKLDQDQPIQNVEIIVLGEHVDYWDNLGWHDRFSSHQYTERQNQYSARLGVDGVYTPQMIVDGADQFVGNDSTHARRSITSAAQKAKLNLSLSRPAVDARKISASVSLPASSASLSHGELYAALVDPADFTDVRNGENGGRRLKHVGVVRNLQRIGSLKDLSAGPLNFSLNAPEDANLVNIRVVVFAQQNNQGNVLGAVVTDVKH, translated from the coding sequence ATGTTGCAGATTCGTTCCTTCTTCACTTATTTCCTTTCGCTCTTCTTCCTTGCCCTGCCGATCTCCGCACTCTCGCAATCTGCTTCGTCTAACCGCACGCCGGTGCTGGTGGAACTCTTCACTTCGGAGGGTTGCTCCAGTTGCCCTCCCGCAGATGCGCTGCTGGCCAAGCTTGACCAGGATCAGCCCATTCAGAACGTAGAGATCATCGTTCTCGGGGAGCACGTCGACTACTGGGATAACCTCGGCTGGCACGACCGGTTCTCCTCGCACCAGTACACGGAGCGACAAAACCAGTACAGTGCCCGCCTCGGCGTCGATGGCGTCTACACACCGCAGATGATCGTCGACGGAGCCGACCAGTTCGTGGGCAACGACTCCACCCACGCACGCCGGTCGATCACGAGCGCTGCGCAGAAGGCCAAGCTGAACCTGTCGCTGTCCCGTCCCGCGGTGGACGCCCGAAAGATTTCAGCTTCTGTCTCGTTGCCAGCGTCTTCGGCGTCTTTGTCGCACGGCGAACTCTACGCTGCTCTTGTCGACCCGGCCGACTTCACCGACGTTCGCAACGGTGAAAATGGCGGCCGCCGGCTAAAGCACGTCGGTGTTGTGCGGAATCTGCAACGCATCGGCTCATTGAAAGACCTGAGCGCCGGCCCACTTAATTTCAGCCTCAACGCGCCAGAAGATGCGAATCTGGTCAACATCCGCGTGGTAGTCTTCGCCCAGCAGAATAACCAGGGCAACGTTCTGGGCGCGGTGGTAACCGACGTAAAACATTAG
- the hemW gene encoding radical SAM family heme chaperone HemW: protein MAGPVGVYISVPFCKAKCTFCNFASDVFGAERMQHYINRLCREIRGAHTAAERIEGSLPRAVDTIYFGGGTPSLLSAQQFKKIFQHLRSEFDLNPDAEITLECAPGQLADETLDELLQQGMNRISFGVQSFVDQETTAVGRLHTRQQCDKEIARVTAAGVREINVDLIVGLPHQTAQSWQYSVERAVASGAPHISVYLLEVDDDSRLGREMLKQGSRYSAAAVPSEDQAAEWYQQACDMLHEAGVQQYEISNFARPGHHSRHNLKYWQRQPYIGFGLDAHSMLRAGRDAVRFANTSDLDQYLGQISEPNSFQIFGSGDHTTHAEANAVGRGQAFEESLFLGLRLNEGVDLDQLRRQFGEDLLEETMPALMEVRDAGLLELYSDNIRLTPQGRLASNEVFSRLLIPTAA from the coding sequence ATGGCTGGACCTGTCGGTGTCTACATCTCGGTTCCGTTCTGCAAGGCGAAGTGCACCTTCTGCAACTTTGCTTCCGATGTATTCGGCGCAGAACGAATGCAGCACTATATCAATCGCCTGTGTAGGGAGATTCGCGGAGCGCACACGGCTGCAGAAAGAATCGAAGGCTCGCTCCCCAGGGCCGTGGACACGATCTACTTCGGCGGAGGGACGCCTAGCCTGCTTTCGGCTCAACAGTTTAAGAAGATATTTCAGCATCTGCGCAGCGAGTTCGACCTTAACCCCGATGCGGAGATCACTCTGGAGTGCGCTCCCGGCCAGCTCGCGGATGAAACCTTGGACGAACTGCTGCAGCAGGGAATGAACCGGATCAGCTTTGGAGTTCAGTCGTTTGTTGACCAGGAGACGACGGCCGTGGGGAGGCTGCATACCCGTCAGCAGTGCGACAAAGAGATTGCGAGGGTGACAGCGGCTGGCGTTCGCGAGATCAACGTTGACCTAATCGTCGGGCTGCCGCACCAGACAGCGCAGAGTTGGCAGTATTCGGTAGAGAGAGCGGTTGCAAGTGGTGCGCCACATATCAGCGTGTATCTACTTGAAGTGGATGACGACTCGCGGTTGGGGCGAGAGATGCTGAAGCAGGGAAGCCGCTACAGTGCGGCGGCTGTACCTAGTGAGGATCAGGCTGCGGAGTGGTATCAGCAGGCGTGCGACATGCTGCACGAGGCAGGTGTGCAGCAGTATGAGATCTCGAACTTCGCGCGACCAGGACACCACTCCCGTCACAATCTGAAGTATTGGCAGCGTCAGCCCTACATCGGCTTTGGACTCGATGCTCACTCGATGCTCCGTGCTGGTCGGGATGCGGTGAGATTTGCCAACACGAGCGATCTTGATCAATATCTTGGACAAATATCCGAACCAAATTCGTTTCAGATATTTGGCTCGGGAGACCACACGACGCATGCCGAGGCAAATGCTGTCGGGCGCGGCCAGGCCTTTGAGGAGTCACTCTTTCTCGGCTTGCGTTTGAATGAAGGGGTCGATCTCGACCAGTTGCGGAGACAGTTTGGCGAGGACTTACTGGAAGAAACGATGCCTGCACTGATGGAGGTCCGCGATGCAGGTCTCCTCGAACTCTATTCCGACAATATTCGGTTGACCCCACAGGGGCGATTAGCGTCGAACGAAGTCTTCAGCCGTCTGTTGATTCCTACCGCCGCATAA